Proteins encoded in a region of the Halostella limicola genome:
- a CDS encoding O-antigen ligase family protein — MPPIVSYSGSFRDFAAEVRDDINDVNKIRSRSVVRLSALLVASLVLLLPLLVRGVGLPLLVVFPVIVLGYVYYCYQNGELAEGLICAFFVFSIFRANIPILNPPGSGSLSLYIVDLLGVAVFILLLYDGCNADVRIRDSKLGLAALLGMAFFVLWSFVAAAVGIGPSRLAATVFAIQQSRYLFLCILSAFVIVRTNLHVALYPFSLSIIGNLWYAVGEAVLGHTLGLTYLGDADGAILSDFAVGPLTFTAGLYAGGFVGNGRELIALALLLLPCLVYLTVYSSRYLALGSVVCISAIQFLIRIGETDAGWMASILTMILTGGGFLLSSIMVKKKNVFQGTIWSLYGIGASVVLYAKRFAGDPKQADESIEGTPETEIENGSTTGSSSTNSSGSEAGNEVVSESQELLITVVKQVPGIELNTLGIRLQQYIAAFDLGLLHPLFGIGGYNFSLIATRYGLPSEMEIHNMLLSHLAATGIVGLSAYLVSILSVFMIAVRRTYRTHGEEHHLWMCLMISLIAIHAYGFWVVMQRFTMGNAGLWILSGMIIGSEYITSVESRTYSDSDITNEEPGN, encoded by the coding sequence GTGCCTCCCATCGTCTCATATAGCGGATCATTTCGGGATTTTGCAGCCGAAGTTCGAGATGATATCAATGATGTAAACAAGATTCGGAGCCGTTCTGTCGTACGTCTATCAGCGCTGCTCGTCGCTAGTTTAGTCCTCCTTCTACCCTTGCTGGTCCGCGGAGTGGGGCTTCCGTTGTTAGTAGTATTTCCGGTGATAGTTCTTGGGTACGTGTACTATTGCTATCAGAACGGTGAACTGGCGGAAGGGCTTATTTGTGCGTTTTTCGTCTTCTCTATTTTCCGGGCAAATATACCGATTCTCAATCCCCCGGGTTCGGGAAGCCTGAGTCTCTACATCGTCGACCTGCTCGGGGTCGCGGTTTTTATACTCCTTCTCTATGACGGCTGTAACGCCGACGTCCGGATCAGAGATTCGAAACTCGGACTTGCAGCTCTCCTCGGAATGGCCTTCTTCGTTCTCTGGTCTTTCGTCGCTGCGGCAGTAGGGATCGGACCATCGCGGCTTGCAGCTACAGTTTTCGCCATTCAACAGTCGCGCTACCTCTTCCTTTGCATTCTGTCGGCGTTTGTGATCGTACGAACGAACCTTCACGTCGCCCTATATCCGTTTTCCCTCAGTATCATCGGCAACCTCTGGTACGCAGTCGGTGAAGCGGTTCTCGGCCACACTCTCGGACTGACGTACCTCGGGGATGCCGACGGAGCAATACTCTCCGACTTCGCTGTCGGGCCTCTGACGTTCACGGCAGGCCTCTACGCCGGAGGGTTCGTCGGCAACGGTAGAGAACTGATTGCATTAGCCTTACTTCTACTCCCCTGCCTCGTCTATCTGACTGTGTACAGTTCTCGATACCTCGCACTTGGAAGCGTAGTCTGTATCTCGGCGATACAATTCCTCATCAGGATCGGGGAAACGGATGCTGGATGGATGGCATCTATTTTAACTATGATACTTACTGGTGGAGGGTTTCTATTATCATCTATTATGGTGAAAAAGAAAAACGTATTCCAAGGCACGATCTGGTCTCTATACGGTATCGGAGCGAGCGTCGTCCTGTACGCTAAACGGTTTGCCGGAGATCCAAAGCAAGCAGACGAATCGATCGAGGGCACTCCAGAGACCGAGATAGAAAACGGGTCGACGACCGGTAGTTCATCTACTAACTCGTCCGGCAGTGAAGCGGGAAACGAAGTCGTCTCCGAATCGCAGGAACTGCTAATCACCGTCGTGAAACAGGTTCCCGGGATCGAACTCAATACTCTTGGCATCCGCCTGCAGCAGTACATAGCGGCTTTCGATCTCGGATTACTTCACCCTCTATTCGGAATTGGAGGATACAACTTTTCACTAATAGCTACGCGGTACGGGCTTCCGTCGGAGATGGAAATCCACAACATGCTCCTTTCTCATCTCGCTGCTACCGGGATAGTTGGTTTGAGTGCCTATCTAGTGAGTATATTGTCAGTCTTCATGATAGCAGTGCGTCGTACATATCGGACCCACGGTGAGGAACATCATCTCTGGATGTGCCTGATGATCAGCCTTATTGCGATCCACGCCTACGGGTTCTGGGTAGTGATGCAGCGGTTCACAATGGGTAATGCAGGCCTCTGGATTCTCTCCGGGATGATCATCGGCTCCGAATACATTACATCAGTCGAGAGTAGAACGTACTCGGATAGCGACATCACGAACGAGGAACCAGGGAATTAA
- a CDS encoding DUF7553 family protein yields MSREELQRASELLREASEAADDAEARERLGEQADEFADLASADRDPDHGRLARHERIVDDAASGENETVRENVEEAIERVHAFRETIEGV; encoded by the coding sequence ATGAGCAGAGAGGAACTTCAGCGAGCGAGCGAACTCCTGCGCGAGGCGAGCGAGGCGGCCGACGACGCGGAAGCGCGGGAGCGACTCGGCGAACAGGCCGACGAGTTCGCCGATCTCGCGTCCGCCGACCGCGACCCCGACCACGGCCGCCTGGCGCGTCACGAGCGCATCGTCGACGACGCCGCGAGCGGCGAGAACGAAACCGTCCGGGAGAACGTCGAGGAGGCGATAGAGCGCGTCCACGCCTTCCGCGAGACGATCGAGGGCGTGTGA
- a CDS encoding rubrerythrin family protein encodes MNADDFLDRIRDENETALSRLGSSKALYALTDGEMEADAVLTAAADGAHAAAETFEEWAGESDIDGFDEVAAAEHDHYETLAGKLDDHEAGGTPAIQVYLRGLDGDVARVAGGLIGAALAEKKRATQMSGFFTGEADPQTASLFRGYGSDLEDRWSGGLDALEEVCESDDDRERATEAASGAIQAAYDDYVEKLEAMGVNPKPVC; translated from the coding sequence ATGAACGCCGACGACTTCCTCGACCGGATCCGCGACGAGAACGAGACCGCGCTCTCCCGCCTGGGCTCCTCGAAAGCGCTGTACGCGCTCACGGACGGCGAGATGGAGGCCGACGCCGTCCTCACAGCGGCCGCTGACGGCGCCCACGCCGCCGCCGAGACGTTCGAGGAGTGGGCCGGCGAGTCGGATATCGACGGGTTCGACGAGGTCGCCGCCGCGGAGCACGACCACTACGAGACGCTCGCCGGGAAACTCGACGACCACGAGGCGGGCGGGACGCCCGCGATACAGGTGTACCTCCGTGGCCTCGACGGCGATGTCGCCCGCGTCGCGGGCGGCCTGATCGGCGCGGCGCTCGCCGAGAAGAAGCGCGCGACGCAGATGTCGGGCTTCTTCACGGGCGAGGCCGATCCGCAGACGGCGTCACTGTTCCGTGGTTACGGCTCCGATCTGGAGGACCGATGGAGCGGCGGCCTCGACGCGCTCGAAGAGGTGTGCGAGTCGGACGACGACCGGGAGCGCGCCACGGAAGCGGCGAGCGGCGCTATCCAGGCGGCGTACGACGACTACGTCGAGAAGTTAGAGGCGATGGGCGTCAATCCGAAGCCGGTCTGTTAG
- a CDS encoding glycosyltransferase family 4 protein, translating into MKIAFIHPSWPGSEGTGATHSATKTVTELRDRGHELTVYCPVHPPIQNDDIEDIELRTLESSWLPQGNLRLNRAIKKQIHEFDSFDIVHSYLMTAIPAMEAIGKQHDVATVVTLNAYGGVCPKNDLLYRGIENCTNKSPAKCSHCILTTSLGRNEGRLRRAASLFANDYLVRKGERNIDKIDAFRAPSGHVKENYITFGFPERKLHVIPHMLDEQFSIPHESDFQSPYQLLYVGALENHKGVDRLVPTLKALRENEQASYELTVVGDGSMRAELKREVESEELDDVVTIRGFVPNGELPTVYANHDIFLYPGRWDEPLARVYLEALATGTPIVSTEYGTIKSVIGSGGTTAEGSPEDLARTVEELVDSGLKEYSRGAHDRAERYRAKNVIGEIEGLYQSLLRG; encoded by the coding sequence GTGAAGATCGCGTTTATCCATCCAAGCTGGCCCGGATCAGAAGGGACGGGGGCGACGCATAGCGCAACTAAGACCGTCACCGAACTCCGCGACCGGGGCCACGAATTGACCGTCTACTGTCCAGTCCATCCGCCTATACAGAACGACGATATCGAGGATATAGAGCTCCGGACGCTGGAGTCGAGCTGGCTTCCCCAAGGTAATCTCAGGTTGAACCGAGCGATAAAGAAGCAGATACACGAATTCGACTCGTTCGATATCGTCCACAGTTATCTGATGACTGCGATTCCTGCTATGGAGGCGATAGGCAAACAGCACGACGTGGCCACGGTCGTTACCCTCAACGCATACGGTGGAGTATGTCCAAAAAACGACCTCCTCTACAGGGGCATTGAGAACTGTACCAATAAGTCACCGGCCAAGTGTTCTCACTGTATCCTTACGACGAGTCTCGGGCGAAACGAGGGTCGATTACGCCGGGCGGCTAGCCTTTTCGCAAACGATTACTTGGTGCGAAAAGGTGAACGAAATATCGACAAGATCGATGCCTTTCGGGCCCCATCCGGACACGTGAAAGAGAACTACATTACGTTCGGTTTCCCTGAGCGGAAGCTCCACGTCATCCCTCACATGCTTGACGAGCAGTTTTCGATCCCACATGAGAGCGATTTTCAGTCGCCGTATCAGTTGTTATATGTAGGCGCATTAGAAAACCATAAAGGAGTTGATAGACTCGTTCCGACTCTCAAGGCACTACGCGAGAACGAGCAAGCCAGCTATGAATTGACCGTCGTCGGCGATGGTTCTATGCGCGCTGAACTCAAGCGTGAAGTAGAATCGGAGGAGCTAGACGACGTGGTGACGATCAGGGGGTTCGTTCCCAATGGGGAACTCCCTACCGTGTACGCCAATCATGACATCTTCTTGTATCCCGGCCGATGGGACGAACCACTAGCGAGGGTCTACTTGGAAGCGTTAGCAACGGGTACACCAATAGTCTCGACAGAGTACGGAACGATCAAAAGTGTGATCGGTTCCGGCGGTACGACCGCTGAGGGGTCTCCGGAAGATCTCGCAAGAACTGTCGAAGAATTGGTCGATTCAGGTCTTAAAGAATACTCTCGTGGAGCCCACGATCGGGCAGAGCGGTACCGAGCCAAGAACGTTATCGGGGAGATCGAGGGACTATACCAATCACTGTTGAGGGGATAA
- a CDS encoding sugar transferase encodes MTTGWRYRTLAVVGVAALTALAVLVANHAVPQYLFTTYVPVFNRLDVTVLEGRDLRRALSMAVFFTIAALVPMYKPRPRRILDAVFLTQKRVMVSGLALATLGYFQWSHRLPRATLVMLTAMLVFVLPAWFVAIRRPVNGTMERTIIVGDDLAQMRSVRDAVEGQLLGFLCPTGALPVADPHQIIADGGDVTGLEDLDHLGGLSRVEDVLVEYDVDTVVLAFGEADRGEFFGALDACYEHGVAAKVHRDYTDSVLTPDSSVGPLVDVEVEPWDWQDYAFKRVFDVCFAAVGLLAWLPAMLVIAVAIKLDSRGPVLYKQERTAVLGETFPVYKFRTMVPEGESAEPVEDEENNRVTRVGRVLRKTHLDEIPQLWTILTGRMSVVGPRAVWTDEEALLEESSRMWRKRWFVKPGLTGLAQINGAKSTDPEAKLKWDIQYIRRQTFWFDLKIVIRQVWLILIQATGAVASERYS; translated from the coding sequence ATGACGACGGGATGGCGGTACCGGACGCTCGCGGTCGTCGGAGTCGCGGCGCTGACCGCGCTCGCCGTCCTCGTCGCGAACCATGCCGTCCCGCAGTACCTCTTCACGACGTACGTGCCGGTGTTCAATCGCCTGGACGTAACAGTGCTCGAGGGGCGAGACCTGCGTCGAGCGCTCTCGATGGCCGTCTTCTTCACCATCGCAGCGCTCGTCCCGATGTACAAGCCACGGCCGCGGCGCATCCTCGACGCCGTGTTTCTGACCCAGAAGCGCGTGATGGTGAGCGGCCTCGCGCTCGCGACGCTCGGGTACTTTCAGTGGTCCCACCGCCTGCCGCGCGCGACGCTGGTGATGCTGACCGCGATGCTGGTCTTCGTGTTGCCGGCCTGGTTCGTCGCGATCCGACGGCCCGTGAACGGCACGATGGAACGGACGATCATCGTCGGTGACGACCTCGCGCAGATGCGCAGCGTCCGAGACGCGGTAGAGGGCCAGTTGCTCGGGTTCCTCTGCCCCACAGGGGCGCTACCCGTGGCGGACCCGCACCAAATCATCGCTGACGGCGGCGACGTCACCGGACTGGAGGACCTCGATCACCTCGGCGGCCTGTCCCGCGTCGAGGACGTGCTCGTGGAGTACGACGTGGACACGGTGGTCCTCGCGTTCGGTGAGGCCGACCGCGGCGAGTTCTTCGGCGCGCTGGACGCCTGCTACGAGCACGGCGTCGCCGCGAAGGTCCACCGGGACTACACGGACTCCGTGCTGACGCCCGACAGTAGCGTGGGGCCGCTGGTGGACGTGGAAGTAGAGCCCTGGGACTGGCAGGACTACGCGTTCAAGCGGGTCTTCGACGTCTGTTTCGCCGCGGTGGGGTTGCTTGCGTGGCTGCCTGCGATGTTGGTGATCGCCGTCGCTATCAAACTGGATAGTCGCGGGCCGGTGCTGTACAAGCAGGAGCGGACTGCGGTACTGGGAGAGACGTTCCCGGTGTACAAGTTTCGGACGATGGTGCCAGAAGGGGAGTCGGCAGAACCCGTGGAGGACGAGGAGAACAACCGCGTGACGCGAGTCGGTCGAGTACTGCGGAAGACGCACCTCGACGAGATCCCCCAACTCTGGACCATCCTCACCGGCCGGATGAGCGTCGTCGGCCCGCGAGCGGTGTGGACAGACGAAGAAGCGTTGCTCGAGGAGTCGTCGCGCATGTGGCGAAAACGGTGGTTCGTGAAGCCGGGATTGACGGGGCTTGCGCAGATAAACGGAGCGAAAAGTACGGATCCGGAAGCGAAACTGAAGTGGGACATTCAGTACATCCGCCGGCAGACGTTCTGGTTCGATCTGAAGATCGTGATTCGGCAGGTGTGGCTGATTTTAATCCAAGCCACTGGTGCGGTAGCTTCCGAGCGTTATAGTTGA
- a CDS encoding glycosyltransferase family 2 protein: protein MTLAEEATVSVIIPYCADYTPESMLEDAIRSAEAQSVATEIIVVEDEDKRGPGWARNEGIRRAETRFIAFLDSDDLWNPGKLKRQLKKLEQEDVGLCVEGDTEMERDEFVRELLFGSIRSLTSSILIDTKKVQPSFSTDLKRFEDHLFLIEAATAAGICFVDNIVTIRKHDEGLSAAGSTVILSNARLHLADELESIPAASHLAPKCRQVAYYIRGRQLQRDSAYLRSLPWLFRAADARLGVKPIAAILLIPWFLVRDVAIRVRSTLD from the coding sequence ATGACTCTAGCTGAAGAGGCGACTGTAAGCGTCATTATTCCATATTGTGCAGACTATACTCCGGAATCAATGCTCGAAGACGCTATTCGATCGGCCGAGGCCCAGTCGGTTGCGACGGAAATAATCGTCGTTGAAGACGAGGACAAGCGGGGGCCCGGATGGGCGAGAAACGAAGGAATTCGAAGGGCTGAGACGCGGTTTATCGCTTTTCTAGACTCGGACGACCTCTGGAACCCAGGCAAACTAAAACGACAACTAAAGAAATTGGAGCAAGAAGACGTCGGTCTGTGCGTGGAGGGAGACACGGAAATGGAAAGAGACGAGTTCGTGCGCGAGTTGCTGTTTGGTTCTATTCGGTCACTGACCTCCTCAATACTTATTGATACGAAGAAGGTCCAGCCATCATTCTCAACGGATTTGAAGCGATTTGAGGACCACTTGTTCCTTATCGAGGCGGCCACAGCTGCAGGAATCTGCTTTGTCGATAATATTGTAACTATCCGTAAACATGACGAAGGTCTGTCTGCCGCTGGTTCGACAGTAATCCTCTCCAATGCCCGTCTCCACTTAGCAGACGAATTGGAATCGATCCCGGCTGCGAGTCATCTCGCGCCGAAGTGCAGACAGGTCGCATACTATATACGAGGCCGACAATTACAGCGGGATTCTGCTTACCTACGGAGTCTCCCCTGGCTTTTCCGTGCTGCGGACGCTCGCCTAGGAGTGAAACCGATCGCTGCGATACTGTTAATTCCCTGGTTCCTCGTTCGTGATGTCGCTATCCGAGTACGTTCTACTCTCGACTGA
- a CDS encoding alkaline phosphatase family protein, with translation MKRAAQEPKRLVREISRLYYRRGRKWEFNESGIDIFEKDWDTLALLDACRYDTFSDVNELPGELRSVESRAASTYEFLVANVSERRLWDTVYVTANPMLHRHREQLLPDFHAVENVWANEGWDEEYRTVRPKTVTEAAIRAHRRHPNKRLLVHYIQPHYPYIGPIGREHFPLQNLSLKNELAETDVSKETLKRAYRENLELALPAVRDLQKSVDGRTVISSDHGELLGERTGPVPLTEYGHPSGIYISALTQVPWHVCPTSERREIVETKPEQDAEKIESETVNDRLTALGYK, from the coding sequence ATGAAGCGAGCAGCGCAGGAACCGAAGCGACTTGTTCGGGAGATCAGTAGACTCTACTACCGGCGTGGCCGAAAGTGGGAGTTCAACGAGTCCGGGATCGACATTTTCGAGAAAGACTGGGATACCCTTGCCCTGCTTGACGCTTGTAGATATGATACGTTCAGCGATGTCAACGAACTACCTGGAGAACTCCGATCCGTCGAGTCACGCGCCGCCAGCACCTACGAGTTTCTAGTCGCGAACGTATCTGAACGACGACTCTGGGATACAGTGTATGTAACGGCCAATCCTATGCTCCATCGCCATCGCGAGCAACTCCTCCCGGATTTCCACGCAGTGGAAAACGTCTGGGCCAACGAAGGGTGGGATGAGGAGTATCGGACAGTCCGACCCAAAACCGTTACAGAAGCTGCGATACGCGCACACAGGCGTCATCCGAACAAGCGATTGCTCGTCCACTACATTCAGCCACACTATCCATATATCGGCCCGATCGGCCGAGAACACTTCCCGCTACAGAATCTGAGCCTGAAAAACGAACTTGCCGAGACAGACGTGAGCAAAGAGACCCTGAAACGGGCCTATCGAGAGAACCTTGAGTTGGCGTTGCCCGCCGTGCGAGATCTACAGAAGTCCGTTGACGGACGGACTGTGATTTCTTCTGATCACGGAGAACTGCTGGGCGAGCGGACCGGGCCTGTCCCCCTCACAGAGTACGGCCATCCATCTGGAATCTATATCTCTGCGCTCACTCAAGTCCCCTGGCATGTCTGTCCGACATCCGAGCGAAGAGAAATCGTTGAAACGAAGCCCGAACAGGATGCGGAAAAAATAGAGTCCGAAACGGTAAACGATCGATTGACTGCATTGGGGTATAAATGA
- a CDS encoding LTA synthase family protein has protein sequence MGEILSKIETASDPRTVASYFRPRLVSYTLGYATMQYRLRNLSKQIKKVRDLEQKSEWLLIVLDACRFDRFDKMFDTFFEGSVEPIASAGYNTFEYVRKVWPDQHNITYVTGAAPINASKFEISDEMELQGISAKNERLKQRYQDYRPADHIEDIVEVWRSEWDEELGVCPPEPVTRTAIEEAESENQIVAHYFQPHVPYIGDERALTDLDNIDERLRGGAIGHGIWSRARNGDIDRDRLLELYDSNLKRALENVCHLIENTNFDSVAIMGDHGEALGEYGIYGHPERPHPYTREVPWAVIDSVKEAPELDYDRTDSEASDVEPTVQDRLETLGYI, from the coding sequence ATGGGCGAAATACTCTCTAAAATCGAAACAGCGAGCGATCCCAGGACTGTCGCGTCGTATTTCCGTCCAAGGCTCGTCAGCTACACCCTCGGATACGCAACCATGCAGTATAGATTACGGAACTTATCTAAGCAGATTAAGAAGGTACGTGATTTAGAACAGAAGTCGGAGTGGTTACTAATCGTCCTTGATGCGTGTCGATTCGACCGGTTTGACAAGATGTTCGATACATTCTTCGAGGGATCGGTCGAACCAATTGCCTCCGCAGGATACAATACGTTCGAATACGTGCGGAAAGTTTGGCCAGATCAACATAATATAACCTACGTTACCGGTGCGGCCCCGATCAACGCGAGCAAGTTCGAAATCAGTGACGAGATGGAACTGCAAGGGATCAGCGCGAAGAACGAACGCTTGAAACAGCGATATCAGGATTACCGACCGGCCGATCACATCGAAGATATCGTTGAAGTATGGCGATCTGAGTGGGACGAAGAACTGGGGGTTTGTCCTCCGGAGCCAGTCACGAGAACGGCTATTGAGGAGGCAGAGTCAGAGAATCAGATTGTCGCCCACTATTTCCAGCCGCATGTTCCTTATATCGGCGATGAGCGAGCTTTGACCGACCTCGATAACATCGATGAACGATTGCGAGGTGGGGCAATCGGGCACGGAATATGGAGTCGTGCCCGAAACGGTGATATCGATAGGGACCGCCTGCTTGAATTGTACGATTCTAACCTCAAGAGGGCTCTCGAAAACGTGTGTCACCTGATCGAAAACACCAACTTCGACTCTGTCGCTATCATGGGCGACCACGGTGAAGCTCTCGGCGAGTACGGAATTTACGGTCATCCGGAGCGTCCGCATCCTTATACGCGGGAGGTTCCTTGGGCAGTGATCGACTCCGTGAAAGAAGCGCCTGAACTAGATTATGATCGAACGGACTCGGAAGCATCCGACGTTGAACCGACGGTACAGGACCGTCTCGAGACTCTCGGTTATATTTAG
- a CDS encoding flippase produces MVDDRDEDSSLASLASVVHGAGLFLLGKGFSNAVRLITNILLTRFLGVSLYGIYAYLNVVFSLFTVFTRLGGDKSILRFVPEYEDQPKKRQAIVTIAYGTSIISSSVIAVLVYVSAPIISAYTLEDPVFVGVLRITAIVIPFNTIAMITFAIFKGIERMDYNVGVSSVARPLFRLLFLGGAVVLGASIYGVVAALVVSSFVTMTVALAVLKSKTTLGKPAHPTKAEIKRYYDFSLPLTFNQIGNFLYNRVDILMVGFFLSSSAVGIYNVAVAVSSILSLPLAGFNQLFPSIASRLYHNGQHSELESVYASVTRMTFTIALLPAIAAVVYAPSILTVFGEKFVQGDLVLVLFVLAQLTNCAVGPSGYVLMMSDHQYLTLFNQISSGVFNVFLNYVLITNFGFIGAAVATATVLVIINLIRVFEVWYLENYLPYDRKYLKPILAGVVAGAVMHGISYHLNQYLLIGVGGAAGTASFIATLVYLGIESEDVELLKQILGGT; encoded by the coding sequence ATGGTAGACGACCGTGACGAAGACAGTAGTCTTGCGTCGCTTGCTTCCGTCGTTCATGGAGCAGGCCTATTTCTTCTCGGAAAGGGGTTCAGTAACGCTGTCCGTCTGATCACGAATATTCTCTTGACAAGATTCCTCGGAGTGAGCCTTTACGGAATATACGCCTATCTGAACGTCGTTTTCTCTTTATTTACTGTTTTTACTCGGTTAGGTGGGGATAAGTCGATATTGAGATTTGTTCCAGAATACGAAGATCAGCCGAAAAAGCGACAAGCAATTGTGACAATCGCTTACGGAACATCGATAATTTCAAGTTCGGTTATTGCCGTATTAGTCTACGTTTCTGCGCCGATTATCTCGGCGTACACGTTAGAAGACCCCGTTTTCGTCGGCGTTCTTCGGATCACGGCTATCGTTATTCCTTTTAATACGATAGCGATGATCACGTTTGCGATCTTCAAGGGTATAGAACGGATGGACTACAACGTAGGGGTGTCTTCGGTCGCCAGACCTCTCTTTCGGCTTCTCTTCCTCGGTGGTGCAGTGGTGCTGGGCGCTTCCATATACGGGGTCGTAGCCGCCCTCGTGGTGAGTAGTTTCGTGACTATGACAGTCGCGTTAGCGGTCCTTAAATCAAAAACGACGCTCGGAAAGCCCGCTCATCCAACTAAAGCGGAGATAAAACGGTACTATGACTTCTCACTTCCGTTAACTTTCAATCAGATCGGGAATTTCCTCTATAACAGGGTAGACATACTGATGGTCGGATTCTTTCTCTCTAGTTCGGCAGTTGGAATTTATAACGTAGCCGTTGCGGTTTCTAGTATCCTCTCGCTTCCGTTGGCGGGATTTAATCAACTTTTTCCTTCGATCGCATCTCGGCTCTATCATAACGGTCAGCATAGTGAGTTAGAATCGGTGTATGCGAGCGTCACACGGATGACATTTACGATCGCGCTGTTGCCTGCTATCGCTGCAGTTGTTTATGCTCCTTCTATTCTTACAGTCTTCGGCGAGAAATTCGTTCAGGGCGATCTTGTACTCGTACTTTTCGTTCTAGCTCAGTTGACAAACTGTGCCGTTGGGCCGAGCGGATATGTCCTGATGATGTCGGATCACCAATACCTAACTCTCTTTAACCAGATCTCATCGGGCGTCTTCAACGTGTTTTTGAACTACGTTCTGATCACGAATTTCGGTTTCATTGGCGCTGCCGTGGCAACGGCAACTGTTCTGGTGATCATAAACTTAATTCGAGTATTCGAAGTGTGGTATCTCGAAAACTACCTACCGTACGACCGGAAATACCTGAAGCCGATACTTGCAGGAGTCGTCGCTGGTGCCGTCATGCACGGTATCTCATATCATCTAAATCAGTATCTACTCATTGGTGTCGGTGGAGCCGCCGGAACTGCGTCATTTATTGCGACATTGGTCTACCTCGGTATTGAGTCAGAAGACGTTGAGTTACTTAAGCAGATACTCGGCGGAACCTAG